A section of the Epinephelus moara isolate mb chromosome 3, YSFRI_EMoa_1.0, whole genome shotgun sequence genome encodes:
- the gjb1a gene encoding connexin 27.5 → MPLTPPAEPDPEPKMNWASFYAVISGVNRHSTGIGRIWLSVLFIFRILVLVVAAESVWGDEKSGFTCNTQQPGCNSVCYDHFFPISHIRLWALQLILVSTPALLVAMHVAHRRHVDKRLYKLSGRSNPKDLEQIKTQKMKISGALWWTYVISLLFRIVFEVTFMYVFYMIYPGYKMIRLVKCDSYPCPNTVDCFVSRPTEKTVFTVFMLAASGVCILLNIAEVVFLAGKACSKHLHTAGDSTLGAWIQQKLC, encoded by the exons ATGCCTCTTACACCTCCTGCTGAGCCGG ACCCGGAACCAAAGATGAACTGGGCATCGTTTTATGCTGTCATCAGTGGTGTGAACAGACACTCCACAGGCATCGGACGCATCTGGctctctgtcctgttcattttCCGTATCCTGGTTCTGGTGGTTGCAGCGGAGAGCGTGTGGGGCGATGAGAAGTCTGGCTTCACCTGCAACACCCAGCAGCCGGGTTGCAACAGTGTCTGCTACGACCACTTCTTCCCCATCTCCCATATCCGCCTGTGGGCACTCCAGCTCATCCTGGTCTCCACCCCTGCCCTGCTGGTAGCCATGCATGTGGCCCACCGCCGCCATGTCGACAAGAGGCTCTACAAACTGTCAGGGCGGTCTAACCCCAAAGACCTGGAGCAGATTAAAACCCAGAAGATGAAAATCTCAGGGGCTCTCTGGTGGACGTATGTCATCAGCCTGTTGTTCCGTATTGTTTTCGAGGTCACCTTTATGTATGTGTTTTATATGATCTACCCTGGTTACAAGATGATCCGGCTGGTGAAGTGTGACTCGTATCCCTGTCCCAACACGGTGGACTGCTTCGTGTCGAGGCCCACAGAGAAGACTGTCTTTACCGTGTTCATGTTGGCTGCGTCAGGGGTTTGTATTCTGCTCAACATTGCAGAGGTGGTCTTCTTGGCGGGGAAGGCCTGCAGTAAGCATTTGCACACTGCTGGAGACTCGACTTTGGGGGCTTGGATCCAACAAAAGCTCTGCTAA
- the LOC126388140 gene encoding oligophrenin-1-like — translation MGHPPLEFSDCYLDSPDFRETLKCYELELERTSKFLKELIKDGNSVITAIKGYSLAVQKFSQTLSMFQFDFIGDSLTDDEINIAQSFQEFAGLLQEVEHDRMMLVQNASDLLIKPLEKFRKEQIGVTKEKKKKFEKESEKYHSQVDKHLNLSAKKKESQLQEADDLLDRERVNFYESSVEYVYQIHQVQDRKKFDVVEPVLAFLHSIFTLNNLTVEMTQDFMPYKQELQLSLQNTRNHYESTSEEMEELMKRMKHPSQISKMHSLLPMEGYLYCQEKWALGVSWVKYYCKYHKEGRQLVMVPCEQKPTTKQGTTQLTLKSCIRRKTESIDKRFCFDVETNESFVFFLVFDVVSYIAVQSCLRVCVFINRSLSEPLMTYSLHRDLMCAAKSDNLDFRLSEIHSLSYKLPEKNREMLEMLIKHLVNVCSHSEENRMTPSNMAVIFGPTLMRAKEETVAAMLDIKFQNIVVEILIEDSKKIFSYMPEDSTAPPVPPPRITPRKRQPITISKRPPRVYPALSHDHLQHTENGQNDYSAVDGEVSTNPVPLQRTKPVNCPPLVPREPPPRQALMPRPSIRQDRHSDSDAGKIDDTRQRPDSSSAANGESGVYVSRVPSFQSRRPPPKGTPANREGDSEGLTRTRSTEKHAICRPPVRPPEPPSRFPTPQKTPSAASSEGMASSYVASKTKFFENASKHVGSPPPSPSSTVTNVKKEN, via the exons ATGGGCCATCCTCCCCTGGAGTTTAGTGACTGCTATCTGGACAGTCCGGACTTCAGAGAGACTCTCAAGTGTTAtgagctggagctggagaggACGAGTAAATTCCTCAAAGAGCTGATAAAAGATGGCAACAGTGTGATCACTGCTATCAAAG GGTATTCTTTGGCTGTACAGAAGTTTTCCCAGACTCTCAGCATGTTCCAGTTCGACTTCATCGGTGACTCCCTGACTGATGATGAGATCAACATTG CTCAGTCGTTCCAGGAATTTGCCGGACTTCTGCAGGAAGTGGAGCACGACAGGATGATGCTG GTCCAGAACGCCTCCGATCTGCTCATCAAGCCGTTGGAGAAGTTCAGGAAGGAGCAAATAGGAGTCACAAAA gaaaagaaaaagaagtttgagaaagagagtgaaaaaTATCACTCCCAGGTAGACAAACACCTGAATCTCTCTGCCAAGAAGAAAGAGAGTCAGCTTCAAGAG GCTGATGATCTTCTTGACAGAGAGCGAGTGAACTTCTATGAATCGTCAGTGGAGTATGTGTACCAGATCCATCAGGTGCAGGACAGGAAGAAGTTTGATGTGGTGGAGCCG GTGCTGGCGTTTCTTCACAGCATTTTTACGCTCAACAACTTGACAGTGGAGATGACTCAGGACTTCATGCCTTACAAGCAAGAACTGCAGCTCAGCTTGCAGAAT ACGAGAAACCACTACGAGAGCACTAGCgaggagatggaggagctgatgaagagaatgaaacaccCATCCCAGATCAGTAAAATGCACAGTTTGCTTCCCATGGAGGGTTATCTGTACTGTCAGGAGAAGT GGGCTTTGGGCGTGTCATGGGTCAAATATTATTGCAAGTATCACAAGGAGGGGAGACAGCTGGTCATGGTGCCTTGTGAACAGAAGCCTACTACTAAACAG GGCACGACGCAGCTGACACTGAAATCCTGCATCCGCCGCAAGACAGAGTCCATAGACAAGCGCTTCTGCTTTGACGTGGAAACTAATGAGAG ttttgttttttttctcgtGTTTGATGTGGTGAGTTATATTGCAGTGCAGTCTTGTTTACGAGTGTGTGTATTCATCAACAGGAGCTTGTCTGAACCTCTGATGACCTACAGTCTACACAGAGACCTCATGTGCGCTGCAA AGTCTGATAACCTGGACTTCCGACTGAGTGAGATTCATTCTCTTTCCTACAAACTACCAGAGAAGAATCGGGAGATGCTGGAGATGCTTATCAAGCACTTGGTGAA TGTgtgcagccacagtgaagaaaaCCGGATGACCCCTTCAAACATGGCTGTTATCTTTGGACCCACGCTAATGAGAGCGAAGGAGGAGACAGTGGCGGCCATGTTGGACATCAAGTTCCAAAATATTGTTGTTGAGATTCTGATTGAGGACTCCAAAAAG ATCTTCAGTTATATGCCAGAGGACAGCACTGCCCCACCTGTCCCTCCTCCGCGGATCACCCCGAGAAAGCGGCAACCCATCACAATCTCCAAGCGGCCACCTCGTGTTTATCCAGCTCTTAGTCACGACCACTTGCAGCACACAGAGA ATGGCCAGAACGACTACTCTGCCGTGGACGGGGAAGTCTCAACCAACCCTGTTCCCCTTCAGCGGACAAAACCTGTAAACTGTCCTCCACTCGTTCCAAGAGAACCTCCTCCAAGACAAGCGCTGATGCCCAGACCATCTATCCGTCAGGACAGACACTCAGACTCTGACGCTGGCAAGATAGACGATACAAGGCAAAGGCCAGATTCTTCTTCGGCAGCAAATGGGGAGTCTGGAGTCTACGTGAGCAGAGTGCCATCCTTCCAGAGCAGAAGACCACCTCCTAAAGGCACACCAGCCAACCGAGAAG GAGATTCTGAAGGTCTAACCAGAACGAGGTCCACAGAGAAACATGCCATTTGCAGACCCCCTGTCAGGCCTCCCGAGCCCCCCTCCAGATTCCCTACTCCACAAAAGACCCCGAGTGCAGCCAGCAGCGAGGGCATGGCCTCATCCTA